One part of the Anaeromyxobacter sp. Fw109-5 genome encodes these proteins:
- a CDS encoding MBL fold metallo-hydrolase: protein MRRPPIELHKGELRITHSALHLDAKRRVECAFVSHAHGDHIGRHDRTIATTPTLALMRHRLGEPKRRKTEALPVDYRTPFGLGELTLELFSAGHVLGSAQLRVTRNEVAVGYTGDLCTEPTHAAERADVMPCDVLVMESTFGLPRYVFPPKEETLAAVRRFVDDALSDGVTPVLLGYALGKAQEILKFLSDAGYPCRAHPVVHAVNRVYEAHGVAFPNVRALGPEGPERGEVVVAPPHLARSPAMRGVGKRRTAILTGWAIDGGRWFRGVDAAFPLSDHADFPSLVRYAKATGAGRVFTVHGHADALSAALRKEGVRSEPLREHMQLELL, encoded by the coding sequence ATGAGGCGGCCGCCGATCGAGCTCCACAAGGGAGAGCTCCGCATCACCCACAGCGCGCTCCACCTCGACGCGAAGCGCCGCGTCGAGTGCGCGTTCGTCTCGCACGCGCACGGCGACCACATCGGCCGCCACGACCGCACCATCGCGACCACCCCGACCCTGGCGCTCATGCGCCACCGGCTGGGGGAGCCGAAGCGGCGCAAGACCGAGGCGCTCCCCGTCGACTACCGCACGCCGTTCGGGCTCGGCGAGCTCACCCTCGAGCTGTTCAGCGCGGGCCACGTGCTCGGCTCGGCGCAGCTGCGCGTGACCCGCAACGAGGTGGCGGTGGGCTACACCGGCGACCTCTGCACCGAGCCCACCCACGCCGCGGAGCGCGCGGACGTGATGCCGTGCGACGTGCTCGTGATGGAGTCGACCTTCGGGCTGCCGCGCTACGTCTTCCCGCCCAAGGAGGAGACCCTCGCGGCGGTCCGCAGGTTCGTGGACGACGCCCTGTCGGACGGCGTCACCCCGGTGCTCCTCGGCTACGCGCTCGGCAAGGCCCAGGAGATCCTGAAGTTCCTCTCCGACGCGGGCTACCCCTGCCGCGCCCACCCGGTGGTGCACGCGGTGAACCGGGTCTACGAGGCCCACGGCGTGGCGTTCCCGAACGTGCGGGCGCTCGGGCCGGAGGGGCCGGAGCGTGGGGAGGTGGTCGTCGCCCCCCCGCACCTCGCGCGCAGCCCCGCGATGCGGGGCGTGGGAAAGCGCCGCACCGCCATCCTCACCGGCTGGGCGATCGACGGCGGTCGCTGGTTCCGCGGCGTGGACGCGGCCTTCCCGCTCTCCGACCACGCCGACTTCCCGTCCCTCGTGCGCTACGCGAAGGCGACCGGCGCCGGGCGCGTCTTCACCGTGCACGGCCACGCCGACGCGCTCTCCGCCGCGCTCCGCAAGGAGGGCGTGCGGTCGGAGCCGTTGCGCGAGCACATGCAGCTGGAATTGCTGTAG
- a CDS encoding O-methyltransferase produces the protein MGSPPVKGFGQGDPALAAWAESVYAPEDEVLREIRARSDAAGLPPIHVGRFDGLHLEVLARACAARRIVEIGTLAGYSGVCLARALPEDGVLHTFELLERHAALARAAFARAGVAGRVRVHVGPALERLREVEGEGPFDLVFVDADKGGYPAYLAWAEEHLRVGGVLLADNTFGFGHVHEPASAGEDAAAMEPLRRFSERLARGGRFRATMLPTAEGLSLGVKVR, from the coding sequence ATGGGATCTCCCCCGGTGAAGGGGTTCGGGCAGGGCGACCCCGCGCTCGCGGCGTGGGCGGAGTCGGTGTACGCGCCGGAGGACGAGGTGCTGCGCGAGATCCGGGCGCGGAGCGACGCGGCCGGCCTCCCGCCCATCCACGTGGGCCGCTTCGACGGGCTCCACCTCGAGGTGCTCGCCCGCGCCTGCGCCGCGCGCCGGATCGTCGAGATCGGCACGCTCGCCGGGTACAGCGGCGTCTGCCTCGCGCGGGCGCTCCCGGAGGACGGCGTGCTCCACACGTTCGAGCTGCTCGAGCGGCACGCCGCGCTCGCGCGGGCCGCGTTCGCGCGCGCGGGCGTGGCGGGCCGCGTCCGGGTCCACGTCGGCCCCGCCCTGGAGCGGCTGCGGGAGGTGGAGGGCGAGGGCCCCTTCGACCTGGTCTTCGTGGACGCCGACAAGGGCGGCTACCCCGCCTACCTCGCCTGGGCGGAGGAGCACCTGCGCGTGGGCGGCGTCCTGCTCGCCGACAACACCTTCGGCTTCGGCCACGTGCACGAGCCCGCCTCGGCCGGCGAGGACGCCGCCGCGATGGAGCCGCTGCGGCGCTTCAGCGAGCGGCTCGCCCGCGGCGGCCGCTTCCGCGCGACGATGCTCCCGACGGCGGAGGGGCTATCGCTCGGAGTGAAGGTGCGCTGA
- a CDS encoding RluA family pseudouridine synthase produces MLTFTISEDAAGQRLDKLVRKALRDVPLSHVYKMFRTRKIRVNGGRGKAEQLVAAGDVVVIRGDEERLLARQEPEPGARAGAVTFGVLHEDADVLAVDKPAGLAAHPGTGISGATLVEMARAHLGTPADLPPTEFKPSPAHRLDRDTSGVVLVAKNRKTMVRLTELFTDGADVKKTYLALVKGKMPREAGTIDLPLAEHEQTARSKAARGVNLQEALTRWKVVSAMKEASLLAVTIETGRTHQIRRHLEAVGHPVLGDRRYGDFPTNRAARQRWGLRRMFLHAWRLELPHPTTGAPLRLEAPLPGELLEALSRANLSSPAGTASGRAAPRGAARPHGER; encoded by the coding sequence GTGCTGACGTTCACCATCTCAGAGGACGCCGCCGGGCAGCGGCTCGACAAGCTCGTGCGCAAGGCGCTCCGCGACGTGCCCCTCTCGCACGTCTACAAGATGTTCCGCACCCGGAAGATCCGCGTGAACGGCGGGCGCGGGAAGGCGGAGCAGCTCGTAGCGGCCGGCGACGTCGTGGTGATCCGCGGCGACGAGGAGCGGCTCCTCGCGCGGCAGGAGCCGGAGCCGGGCGCCCGGGCGGGCGCGGTCACCTTCGGCGTGCTCCACGAGGACGCCGACGTGCTCGCGGTGGACAAGCCGGCGGGGCTCGCCGCTCACCCCGGCACCGGCATCAGCGGCGCGACGCTCGTGGAGATGGCGCGCGCCCACCTCGGCACGCCCGCGGACCTGCCGCCCACCGAGTTCAAGCCCTCCCCGGCGCACCGGCTCGACCGCGACACCTCCGGCGTGGTGCTGGTCGCGAAGAACCGCAAGACGATGGTGCGGCTCACCGAGCTCTTCACCGACGGCGCGGACGTGAAGAAGACCTACCTCGCGCTCGTGAAGGGCAAGATGCCGCGCGAGGCGGGGACCATCGACCTGCCGCTCGCCGAGCACGAGCAGACCGCGCGCTCCAAGGCGGCGCGCGGGGTGAACCTCCAGGAGGCGCTCACCCGCTGGAAGGTGGTGTCCGCCATGAAGGAGGCCTCGCTGCTCGCGGTGACCATCGAGACCGGCCGCACCCACCAGATCCGGCGCCACCTCGAGGCGGTCGGGCACCCGGTGCTGGGCGACCGCCGCTACGGAGACTTCCCGACGAACCGCGCCGCGCGCCAGCGCTGGGGCCTGCGGCGCATGTTCCTCCACGCGTGGCGCCTCGAGCTGCCGCACCCGACCACCGGCGCGCCGCTCAGGCTCGAGGCGCCGCTCCCGGGGGAGCTCCTGGAGGCGCTGTCGCGCGCCAACCTGAGCTCGCCCGCCGGCACGGCGTCCGGGCGGGCGGCGCCCCGTGGGGCGGCTCGCCCACACGGCGAGCGTTGA
- a CDS encoding penicillin-binding protein 1A, producing the protein MTDSRDPTVESGGAPDAPPRVVLDGLPPRRPFVRGLVRWALFLAIVAVNAGVVAGIAGYLYFSRGLPELPKLSDYRPPIVTEMVSADGQIAGEFFVERRKVVPYERIPKRLLQAFVASEDQDFFEHGGVDWTGTLRAALNTYVLRRRIQGGSTITQQTAKALLISAEGFESGTRRNLARKLREFILAKRLERAFTKEEILWMYLNGVYLGHHSYGVQAAAENYYRKNVEDLTLEEAALIAGLPQAPSRYSPFSHPEAAKDRRRYVLRRMAEEGFITQEERARGSEAEVKVFGVDDVFRETAPFYVEHARRYVVDRFGNERLLQDGLRVELAMDLEKQRAAQAAMLSGLMEVDHRQGYNGPVANVAGAERKTLAERLARAWPKGRLERGEYCVGIVARVDDRAGFAEVEVGENRGLLPLSGMRWARRPNPEVFYPDALISRASIAVKTGDVVLLRRVAREDLQKRERELGLGKAASVPEAELLFTLEQEPKLQGALVSVDPWTGYVVAMVGGYDFDASEFNRAFQACRQPGSAFKPLVYAAAIEKLDFTPATILTDAPIVFRDDENSWKPQNYGQDFKGDVTLRTALVDSMNIPAVKTAEALSAKVGMQALAEWAKALGLTTPVKLELGTALGSSCVNLWELTNVYALFARYGEKRPATFVKRVLDRDGNVLEDRTDWRDPWVGLDARLAAGFAEVTRPRARVMDERTAYILVRLLREVATVGTGARASALGKPAAGKTGTTNDSFDTWFMGFTHDLATGVWLGYDVNVTPLGRYETGGHAALPIWLSYMRTALDRRPQPEFTAPAGIVEVRIDPDTGKPAADGVFEPFKQGTEPSAPAEGQQQVEVQDLFMQ; encoded by the coding sequence ATGACCGACAGCCGCGATCCGACGGTCGAATCCGGGGGCGCGCCGGACGCCCCTCCCCGGGTGGTGCTCGACGGGCTTCCGCCCCGGCGCCCCTTCGTCCGCGGGCTCGTCCGCTGGGCGCTGTTCCTGGCCATCGTGGCCGTGAACGCGGGCGTGGTGGCCGGGATCGCCGGCTACCTCTACTTCTCGCGCGGGCTGCCGGAGCTCCCGAAGCTCTCCGACTACCGGCCGCCCATCGTCACCGAGATGGTGAGCGCCGACGGCCAGATCGCCGGGGAGTTCTTCGTCGAGCGCCGCAAGGTGGTCCCCTACGAGCGCATCCCGAAGCGGCTCCTGCAGGCGTTCGTCGCCTCCGAGGATCAGGACTTCTTCGAGCACGGCGGCGTCGACTGGACGGGCACGCTGCGGGCGGCGCTCAACACCTACGTGCTGCGGCGCCGGATCCAGGGCGGCTCGACCATCACGCAGCAGACCGCCAAGGCGCTGCTCATCAGCGCGGAGGGGTTCGAGTCGGGGACGCGGCGGAACCTCGCCCGCAAGCTGCGCGAGTTCATCCTCGCGAAGCGGCTCGAGCGCGCGTTCACGAAGGAGGAGATCCTCTGGATGTACCTGAACGGCGTCTACCTCGGGCACCACAGCTACGGGGTCCAGGCGGCCGCCGAGAACTACTACCGCAAGAACGTGGAGGACCTGACGCTCGAGGAGGCCGCGCTCATCGCCGGCCTCCCCCAGGCGCCGTCGCGCTACTCGCCGTTCTCGCACCCCGAGGCGGCGAAGGACCGCCGCCGCTACGTGCTGCGCCGCATGGCGGAGGAGGGCTTCATCACGCAGGAGGAGCGGGCGCGCGGCTCCGAGGCGGAGGTGAAGGTCTTCGGCGTGGACGACGTCTTCCGCGAGACCGCGCCCTTCTACGTCGAGCACGCGCGCCGCTACGTGGTGGACCGCTTCGGCAACGAGCGGCTGCTTCAGGACGGCCTGCGCGTGGAGCTCGCCATGGACCTCGAGAAGCAGCGCGCGGCGCAGGCCGCGATGCTCTCGGGCCTCATGGAGGTGGATCACCGCCAGGGCTACAACGGGCCCGTCGCGAACGTCGCCGGGGCCGAGCGGAAGACGCTCGCCGAGCGGCTGGCGCGCGCCTGGCCGAAGGGGAGGCTCGAGCGCGGCGAGTACTGCGTGGGGATCGTGGCCCGCGTGGACGACCGCGCCGGGTTCGCGGAGGTGGAGGTCGGCGAGAACCGCGGCCTGCTCCCCCTCTCCGGCATGCGCTGGGCGCGCCGGCCGAACCCGGAGGTCTTCTACCCCGACGCGCTCATCTCCCGCGCCTCCATCGCCGTGAAGACGGGCGACGTGGTGCTGCTCCGCCGCGTCGCGCGCGAGGATCTGCAGAAGCGGGAGAGGGAGCTCGGGCTGGGCAAGGCCGCCTCGGTGCCGGAGGCGGAGCTGCTCTTCACCCTCGAGCAGGAGCCCAAGCTGCAGGGCGCGCTCGTCTCGGTGGACCCGTGGACCGGCTACGTGGTGGCCATGGTGGGCGGCTACGACTTCGACGCGTCCGAGTTCAACCGCGCCTTCCAGGCCTGCCGCCAGCCGGGCTCGGCGTTCAAGCCCCTCGTCTACGCCGCCGCCATCGAGAAGCTCGACTTCACGCCGGCCACCATCCTGACCGACGCGCCCATCGTCTTCCGCGACGACGAGAACAGCTGGAAGCCCCAGAACTACGGGCAGGACTTCAAGGGCGACGTGACGCTGCGCACCGCCCTCGTGGACTCGATGAACATCCCGGCGGTGAAGACCGCCGAGGCGCTCTCGGCGAAGGTCGGCATGCAGGCCCTCGCCGAGTGGGCGAAGGCGCTCGGGCTCACCACGCCCGTGAAGCTCGAGCTCGGGACCGCGCTCGGCTCGTCGTGCGTGAACCTGTGGGAGCTCACGAACGTGTACGCGCTCTTCGCGCGCTACGGCGAGAAGCGCCCCGCCACCTTCGTGAAGCGGGTGCTCGACCGCGACGGCAACGTGCTCGAGGACCGCACCGACTGGCGCGATCCCTGGGTCGGCCTCGACGCGCGGCTCGCCGCCGGGTTCGCGGAGGTGACGCGCCCGCGCGCCCGGGTGATGGACGAGCGGACCGCCTACATCCTGGTGCGGCTCCTGCGCGAGGTCGCCACCGTCGGCACCGGCGCGCGGGCCTCGGCCCTCGGCAAGCCCGCGGCGGGCAAGACCGGCACGACGAACGACTCGTTCGACACCTGGTTCATGGGCTTCACCCACGACCTCGCCACCGGCGTGTGGCTGGGCTACGACGTGAACGTGACGCCGCTCGGGCGGTACGAGACGGGCGGCCACGCGGCCCTGCCGATCTGGCTGTCCTACATGCGCACCGCGCTCGACCGCCGCCCGCAGCCCGAGTTCACCGCGCCCGCCGGGATCGTGGAGGTGCGGATCGATCCCGACACCGGCAAGCCGGCGGCCGACGGCGTGTTCGAGCCCTTCAAGCAGGGCACCGAGCCGAGCGCGCCCGCCGAGGGTCAGCAGCAGGTCGAGGTGCAGGACCTGTTCATGCAGTAG
- a CDS encoding EVE domain-containing protein translates to MAYWLLKTEPGTYAWDDLVREGTTAWTGVSNPQAQANLRAMQAGDRTVIYHSGEKRAVGVAEVVRTAYPDPSAGEGAVCVDVKAVAPLPAPVPLEALKQEPAFEGSALVRQGRLSVVPLSPAEWRDLTALADIIAKTGGLRRDERF, encoded by the coding sequence ATGGCCTACTGGCTGCTGAAGACCGAGCCCGGCACCTACGCCTGGGACGATCTCGTCCGCGAGGGCACCACCGCCTGGACCGGGGTCTCGAACCCGCAGGCGCAGGCGAACCTCCGCGCGATGCAGGCGGGCGACCGCACGGTCATCTACCACTCGGGCGAGAAGCGCGCGGTGGGGGTGGCCGAGGTCGTCCGCACCGCCTACCCCGACCCCTCCGCCGGGGAGGGCGCCGTCTGCGTGGACGTGAAGGCGGTGGCCCCCCTGCCCGCGCCGGTGCCGCTCGAGGCGCTCAAGCAGGAGCCGGCGTTCGAGGGCTCCGCGCTCGTGCGCCAGGGGCGGCTCTCGGTCGTGCCGCTGTCGCCGGCCGAGTGGCGCGATCTCACCGCGCTCGCCGACATCATCGCGAAGACCGGTGGGCTGCGCCGCGACGAGCGCTTCTGA
- the tatB gene encoding Sec-independent protein translocase protein TatB → MFGLGFGEIIIIAILALLLLGPERLPEAAKALGKTLRDVRRATDDIKGQIETEIYAEERKAAKPALVPPVPAAPLAPAGPPPPATSENVPGLEAALAEPPASASPETTPGEPAPSRTA, encoded by the coding sequence ATGTTCGGCCTCGGCTTCGGCGAGATCATCATCATCGCCATCCTGGCGCTGCTCCTCCTGGGCCCCGAGCGCCTTCCGGAGGCGGCCAAGGCGCTCGGGAAGACCCTCCGTGACGTCCGCCGGGCGACCGACGACATCAAGGGCCAGATCGAGACGGAGATCTACGCGGAGGAGCGCAAGGCCGCGAAGCCCGCCCTCGTCCCGCCGGTGCCCGCTGCGCCGCTCGCCCCGGCGGGGCCGCCCCCGCCGGCCACGAGCGAGAACGTCCCCGGCCTCGAGGCGGCGCTCGCCGAGCCGCCAGCCTCGGCCTCCCCGGAGACCACTCCCGGCGAGCCAGCCCCCAGCAGGACCGCATGA
- the tatC gene encoding twin-arginine translocase subunit TatC: MSSTAPQLPPAGAAAPEPENEVRLTFMEHLRDLRKRLTHAILGVLVGMLAVGGFVDGIFHWLMAPVRAALPPNQQVLHYTSSIEPLMVYLKVAVYGGVFVAAPWVLYQLWQFVAPGLYKKEKRLVIPFLFFGTLLFYVGAAFCYFLVMPPAFPAMLAVAADASLAPMLTMSSTLGLVLAMLLGFGVVFEVPVILAFLSLIGVVSAQTLAKYRRVAIIVNVLVAAVITPTGDPLNLAMMAVPMIVFYEIGILLARILGKRKAEPVGAAANP, from the coding sequence ATGAGCTCGACCGCGCCGCAGCTCCCCCCCGCCGGTGCCGCAGCGCCGGAGCCGGAGAACGAGGTCCGGCTCACGTTCATGGAGCACCTCCGCGACCTGCGGAAGCGGCTCACCCACGCCATCCTCGGCGTGCTCGTGGGCATGCTCGCGGTGGGCGGGTTCGTGGACGGGATCTTCCACTGGCTCATGGCCCCGGTGCGCGCCGCCCTGCCGCCGAACCAGCAGGTGCTGCACTACACGAGCTCGATCGAGCCGCTCATGGTGTACCTGAAGGTGGCCGTGTACGGCGGCGTGTTCGTGGCCGCGCCTTGGGTGCTGTACCAGCTGTGGCAGTTCGTCGCCCCGGGCCTGTACAAGAAGGAGAAGCGGCTCGTCATCCCGTTCCTGTTCTTCGGGACGCTGCTCTTCTACGTCGGCGCGGCGTTCTGCTACTTCCTCGTCATGCCGCCGGCGTTCCCCGCGATGCTCGCCGTCGCGGCCGACGCGAGCCTCGCCCCGATGCTCACCATGAGCTCCACCCTGGGGCTCGTGCTCGCCATGCTGCTCGGCTTCGGCGTCGTGTTCGAGGTCCCGGTCATCCTCGCCTTCCTCTCGCTCATCGGGGTGGTCTCGGCGCAGACGCTCGCCAAGTACCGGCGGGTGGCGATCATCGTGAACGTGCTCGTCGCGGCGGTGATCACCCCCACCGGCGATCCGCTGAACCTCGCCATGATGGCCGTGCCGATGATCGTGTTCTACGAGATCGGGATCCTCCTCGCGCGCATCCTCGGCAAGCGCAAGGCCGAGCCGGTGGGCGCGGCCGCCAATCCGTAG
- a CDS encoding acetyl-CoA C-acetyltransferase, which produces MKRAGQKDVVILAAKRTPFGTFGGALKDHSATDLAVHAAGAAIAQAGVPAEDYGHVVMGNVVQTSPDAIYLARHVGLRAGLPQRVAALTVNRLCGSGFEAIIQAARLIELGEAELVLAGGTESMSQAPLVVRGTRFGYAFGKPPAMEDMLWSAVTDSYAGMPMALTAEKLAEQYALSQDEVDDYSVLSQRRWAAAHEAGRFREELAPLELKGRKGPVAFERDEHPRPDTTVEGLRTLPKAFKKDGVIHAGAASGIADGAGALVVATREYAERRGVKPIARVVNWGHAGVDPTVMGIGPVPAIRNALERAGATLADVDLFEVNEAFAPQYLAVEKELGLPRERTNVDGGAIAVGHPLGASGARITMHLAYELRRRGGRAAVGAACIGGGQGVAIVLAPAEPGA; this is translated from the coding sequence ATGAAGCGGGCAGGCCAGAAGGACGTCGTCATTCTCGCCGCCAAGCGGACCCCCTTCGGGACGTTCGGCGGCGCCCTCAAGGACCACAGCGCCACCGATCTGGCCGTGCACGCCGCCGGCGCCGCGATCGCGCAGGCCGGCGTCCCCGCCGAGGACTACGGGCACGTGGTGATGGGGAACGTCGTGCAGACGAGCCCCGACGCCATCTACCTCGCCCGCCACGTGGGGCTGCGCGCCGGGCTGCCGCAGCGCGTGGCGGCGCTCACCGTGAACCGGCTCTGCGGCTCCGGGTTCGAGGCGATCATCCAGGCGGCCAGGCTCATCGAGCTGGGCGAGGCGGAGCTGGTCCTCGCCGGCGGGACGGAGTCGATGAGCCAGGCGCCGCTCGTGGTGCGCGGCACGCGCTTCGGCTACGCCTTCGGGAAGCCGCCTGCGATGGAGGACATGCTCTGGTCGGCCGTCACGGACAGCTACGCGGGCATGCCCATGGCGCTCACCGCGGAGAAGCTGGCCGAGCAATACGCCCTCTCGCAGGACGAGGTGGACGACTACTCGGTGCTCTCCCAGCGACGCTGGGCGGCGGCCCACGAGGCGGGGCGCTTCCGCGAGGAGCTGGCGCCCCTCGAGCTGAAGGGCAGGAAGGGGCCGGTCGCCTTCGAGCGCGACGAGCACCCCCGGCCCGACACCACCGTCGAGGGCCTCCGCACGCTCCCCAAGGCCTTCAAGAAGGACGGGGTGATCCACGCGGGCGCGGCGAGCGGCATCGCGGACGGGGCCGGCGCGCTGGTCGTCGCCACCCGCGAGTACGCGGAGCGACGCGGGGTGAAGCCCATCGCGCGGGTGGTGAACTGGGGCCACGCCGGCGTGGACCCCACGGTCATGGGCATCGGTCCGGTGCCCGCCATCCGCAACGCGCTCGAGCGCGCCGGCGCGACCCTCGCGGACGTGGACCTGTTCGAGGTGAACGAGGCCTTCGCCCCGCAGTACCTCGCGGTGGAGAAGGAGCTCGGGCTGCCGCGCGAGCGCACCAACGTGGACGGCGGCGCCATCGCCGTGGGGCACCCGCTCGGCGCGAGCGGGGCGCGCATCACCATGCACCTCGCGTACGAGCTCCGCCGTCGCGGCGGCCGGGCGGCGGTGGGCGCCGCCTGCATCGGGGGCGGCCAGGGCGTCGCCATCGTCCTCGCGCCGGCCGAGCCCGGCGCATGA
- a CDS encoding rhomboid family intramembrane serine protease, with product MPTARRRAPRLGDTFTFGGRVPAVVGLLIAAMAVVTIASWLDRRLLQLLAFDPASVLYGQLWRLLTWVFVQDSPLTLFFAGFMLWWLGQQLVYVWGERRFLLRFLGITVGAGVLATLFALVYRPAAVGHVNAWPTVNGLLVAWALMFPDRPLSWFGVINMSAKMMAALVAFGTVLYAIAYGGPGRFAVHFAALAIGWALSRGLSFGGFFRKARRNLEEREARRRAKHLKVVRRNGQDEPPRWMN from the coding sequence ATGCCGACCGCGCGCCGCCGTGCCCCTCGCCTCGGAGACACGTTCACCTTCGGGGGACGGGTCCCCGCCGTGGTGGGGCTGCTCATCGCGGCGATGGCGGTGGTCACGATCGCGAGCTGGCTCGACCGGCGGCTGCTGCAGCTCCTCGCGTTCGACCCGGCGAGCGTGCTCTACGGTCAGCTGTGGCGGCTCCTCACCTGGGTGTTCGTCCAGGACAGCCCGCTCACCCTGTTCTTCGCCGGGTTCATGCTGTGGTGGCTCGGGCAGCAGCTCGTGTACGTGTGGGGCGAGCGGCGCTTCCTCCTGCGCTTCCTGGGGATCACCGTCGGCGCGGGCGTGCTCGCCACGCTGTTCGCCCTGGTGTACCGGCCGGCCGCCGTCGGTCACGTCAACGCCTGGCCCACGGTGAACGGGCTGCTCGTCGCCTGGGCGCTCATGTTCCCCGACCGGCCGCTCTCCTGGTTCGGCGTCATCAACATGAGCGCCAAGATGATGGCGGCGCTCGTGGCGTTCGGGACCGTGCTCTACGCCATCGCCTACGGCGGCCCGGGGCGCTTCGCCGTGCACTTCGCGGCGCTCGCCATCGGCTGGGCGCTCTCCCGTGGCCTCTCGTTCGGCGGCTTCTTCCGCAAGGCGCGCCGCAACCTGGAGGAGCGGGAGGCGCGCCGCCGCGCGAAGCACCTCAAGGTCGTCCGCCGCAACGGGCAGGACGAGCCGCCGCGCTGGATGAATTGA
- a CDS encoding YgiQ family radical SAM protein → MNRLPVLHDGRAQPPAARADSFLPTSAAELRARGWSALDVLLVTGDAYVDHPSFGAAVIGRVLEAQGYKVGIVAQPDWRSTADVLRMGRPRLFVGVTSGAMDSMVNHYTAHKRRRSDDAYTPDAVAGKRPDRATTAYARLCRQAFGATTPIVVGGIEASLRRIAHYDYWDDRVLPSVLVPSGADLLVYGQGEKPVLEIARRLASGEDLCGLVDVPGTALAVPDLALAMLEGRERKTLELPAYEEIALDRRRFAEFSRLYHLEHNAENARILVQRHGRGERARFVVVNEPMAAPSTEELDRIAELPYVREAHPSYGGAHIPALEQIRWSIQILRGCAAGCAFCCITEHQGRDIASRSEASVLRELATLASKESFKGTITDVGGATANMWGMRCTDAEAHAVCRRASCVYPTVCKFFAVDHGPLVDLYEKARKVKGVKHLFVGSGVRYDLAQADTKNGARYLKTLVQHHVSGQLKVAPEHVCEPVLKLMKKPGVSSFERLRKDFERYSREAGKEQYLVPYFISSHPGSSLEQAAELMDYLQDNRWKPQQVQDFMPTPMTLASDMYWSGYHPMTGEPVHVTRDMDEKRMQKALLRWGDPANRPLIEKALRKLGRLKPGERLGPGMRPSRGSPKRRGPAGGPGPRRPRA, encoded by the coding sequence ATGAATCGCCTGCCGGTGCTCCACGACGGCCGCGCCCAGCCGCCCGCGGCCCGCGCCGACTCCTTCCTGCCCACCTCCGCCGCCGAGCTCCGCGCGCGCGGCTGGAGCGCGCTCGACGTCCTGCTCGTGACCGGCGACGCCTACGTCGACCACCCGAGCTTCGGGGCGGCCGTGATCGGCCGGGTGCTCGAGGCGCAGGGCTACAAGGTCGGCATCGTGGCGCAGCCGGACTGGCGCAGCACCGCGGACGTGCTGCGCATGGGGCGGCCGCGGCTCTTCGTCGGGGTCACCTCGGGCGCCATGGACTCCATGGTGAACCATTACACGGCCCACAAGCGCCGCCGCTCCGACGACGCGTACACGCCGGACGCGGTCGCCGGCAAGCGGCCCGATCGCGCGACCACGGCCTACGCGCGCCTCTGCCGGCAGGCGTTCGGGGCCACGACGCCCATCGTCGTGGGCGGCATCGAGGCCTCGCTCCGGCGCATCGCCCACTACGACTACTGGGACGACCGGGTGCTGCCCTCGGTGCTCGTCCCCTCGGGCGCGGACCTGCTCGTCTACGGGCAGGGCGAGAAGCCGGTGCTGGAGATCGCGCGCCGGCTCGCCTCGGGGGAGGACCTCTGCGGGCTCGTGGACGTGCCGGGGACGGCCCTCGCGGTGCCGGACCTCGCGCTCGCCATGCTGGAGGGACGCGAGCGGAAGACGCTCGAGCTCCCCGCCTACGAGGAGATCGCGCTCGACAGGCGGCGCTTCGCCGAGTTCAGCCGCCTCTACCACCTCGAGCACAACGCCGAGAACGCGCGCATCCTCGTGCAGCGCCACGGGCGCGGGGAGAGGGCGCGCTTCGTGGTGGTGAACGAGCCGATGGCCGCGCCCTCGACCGAGGAGCTCGACCGGATCGCCGAGCTCCCCTACGTGCGCGAGGCGCACCCGTCCTACGGCGGCGCGCACATCCCCGCGCTCGAGCAGATCCGCTGGTCGATCCAGATCCTGCGGGGCTGCGCCGCCGGCTGCGCCTTCTGCTGCATCACCGAGCACCAGGGGCGCGACATCGCCAGCCGCTCGGAGGCGAGCGTGCTGCGCGAGCTCGCCACGCTCGCCTCGAAGGAGAGCTTCAAGGGCACCATCACCGACGTGGGCGGCGCGACCGCCAACATGTGGGGGATGCGCTGCACGGACGCGGAGGCGCACGCGGTGTGCCGGCGCGCCTCCTGCGTCTATCCGACCGTCTGCAAGTTCTTCGCGGTGGACCACGGCCCGCTCGTCGACCTCTACGAGAAGGCGCGCAAGGTGAAGGGGGTGAAGCACCTCTTCGTCGGCTCGGGCGTGCGCTACGACCTCGCCCAGGCGGACACGAAGAACGGCGCCCGGTATCTCAAGACGCTCGTGCAGCACCACGTCTCGGGGCAGCTCAAGGTCGCCCCCGAGCACGTCTGCGAGCCGGTGCTGAAGCTCATGAAGAAGCCGGGCGTCTCGTCGTTCGAGCGGCTCCGCAAGGACTTCGAGCGCTACTCGCGCGAGGCGGGCAAGGAGCAGTACCTCGTCCCGTACTTCATCTCCTCGCACCCGGGGTCGTCGCTCGAGCAGGCCGCGGAGCTCATGGACTACCTGCAGGACAACCGCTGGAAGCCGCAGCAGGTGCAGGACTTCATGCCCACGCCGATGACGCTGGCCTCCGACATGTACTGGTCGGGCTACCACCCCATGACCGGCGAGCCGGTGCACGTCACGCGCGACATGGACGAGAAGCGCATGCAGAAGGCGCTGCTCCGCTGGGGAGACCCGGCGAACCGGCCGCTCATCGAGAAGGCGCTCCGCAAGCTCGGGCGGCTGAAGCCGGGGGAGCGGCTCGGGCCGGGGATGCGGCCATCGCGCGGCTCCCCGAAGAGGCGCGGCCCCGCCGGTGGGCCGGGCCCCCGGCGCCCGCGTGCCTAA